Proteins from a single region of Pseudomonas ekonensis:
- a CDS encoding phosphatase PAP2 family protein has product MPSSAVRPTPRPLNFWLCLGIPVAAAVILVLLELTDLDMDLAQLFYDPAAGDFIGRHSYFLENILHDRAKQVVIAFSVFALLGFIGAFFMVRLKPFKRELGCLVLSLGLATSFVTPMKAVTAVQCPWSLEQFGGHETYSKLLSHRPDTDKPGRCWPGGHAATGFTLFALFFVLRDRRPRLARQAFIFAFALGSVFSVSRMMQGAHFFSHNVWTAIFCWLICLGSYYWILYRPAVRDETAPAAQPVNA; this is encoded by the coding sequence ATGCCTTCAAGCGCCGTACGCCCCACCCCCCGTCCGCTGAACTTCTGGCTGTGCCTCGGCATTCCCGTCGCCGCCGCCGTCATTCTGGTGCTGCTGGAGCTGACCGATCTGGATATGGATCTGGCGCAGCTGTTCTATGATCCGGCCGCCGGCGACTTCATCGGCCGCCACAGCTACTTCCTGGAAAACATCCTCCACGACCGCGCCAAGCAGGTGGTCATCGCCTTCTCGGTGTTTGCCCTCCTCGGTTTCATCGGCGCGTTCTTCATGGTGCGCCTCAAGCCGTTCAAGCGTGAGCTGGGTTGCCTGGTGCTGTCGCTGGGCCTGGCGACTTCGTTCGTGACGCCGATGAAAGCCGTCACCGCGGTGCAGTGCCCCTGGAGCCTGGAGCAGTTCGGCGGCCACGAGACCTACAGCAAGCTGCTCAGCCACCGTCCGGACACCGACAAGCCCGGCCGCTGCTGGCCGGGCGGACACGCCGCCACCGGGTTCACCCTGTTCGCGCTGTTTTTCGTGCTGCGCGACCGGCGTCCGCGCCTGGCGCGCCAGGCGTTCATCTTCGCGTTTGCGTTGGGGTCGGTGTTCTCCGTCAGCCGGATGATGCAGGGCGCGCACTTCTTCTCGCACAACGTGTGGACGGCGATCTTCTGCTGGCTGATTTGCCTGGGATCCTACTACTGGATCCTGTACCGCCCGGCCGTCCGGGACGAGACCGCACCTGCGGCGCAACCGGTCAACGCCTGA
- a CDS encoding LTA synthase family protein encodes MDFFKTAPMRFLLLITGAWLVVFSLTRTALLLTHLDEAGGIAFSLFGIGLLYDLGFLAYAALPMGLYLLICPPALWRRRGHRWFLQGLLTVSLFAMLFTAVAEWLFWDEFGVRFNFIAVDYLVYSDEVLNNVLESYPIGTLLSLLALLAAGLSLALRKPLNAALDAPLPPLRARLFNALGLLIVAGLSLQLLGQGFPRAQGGNAYRNELASNGPYQFFAAFRNNELDYGQFYSSLAPEAVGRQIRAELNEPDARFIGQDPQDIRRMIDNPGTPRKPNIVLVTIESLSAKYLGSNGDERNLTPNLDALRKQSLYFNNFYATGTRTDRGLEAITLAIPPTPGRSIVKRIGRESGFASLGRQLNAVGYDSVFVYGGRGYFDNMNAFFSGNGYRVVDQSSVDESEIHFKNAWGMADEDLYKQTLKLADADFAKGQPFLLQLMTTSNHRPYTYPDNRIDIKSGNGRDGAVKYTDYAIGRFLEQARQKPWFDDTIFIFVADHTAGSAGKEDLPISNYQIPLFIYAPKLIPAREDAQLASQIDLAPTLLGLLNLDYQSTFFGRNLLQDNPLPPRVVVGNYQHLGLFDGKDLAILSPRQGLRRHDNALSESRESRAGSDDPLIGRAITYYQTASHGFTQQLLGWKASKEGAAQVSER; translated from the coding sequence ATGGACTTTTTCAAGACGGCGCCCATGCGCTTTCTGCTGTTGATCACCGGTGCCTGGCTGGTGGTGTTTTCCCTGACCCGAACGGCGCTGCTGCTGACCCATCTGGATGAGGCCGGCGGCATCGCCTTTTCCCTGTTCGGCATCGGCCTGCTCTATGACCTGGGCTTTCTCGCCTATGCGGCGCTGCCGATGGGGCTGTATCTGCTGATCTGCCCGCCGGCCCTGTGGCGCCGCCGGGGCCACCGCTGGTTCCTGCAAGGGCTGTTGACGGTCAGCCTGTTCGCGATGCTGTTCACCGCCGTGGCCGAATGGCTGTTCTGGGACGAGTTCGGTGTGCGCTTCAACTTCATCGCGGTCGACTATCTGGTGTACTCCGATGAGGTGCTGAACAACGTGCTGGAGTCCTACCCGATCGGCACCCTGCTCAGCCTGCTGGCGCTGCTGGCCGCCGGCCTGAGCCTGGCGCTGCGCAAGCCGCTGAACGCCGCGCTGGATGCGCCGTTGCCGCCGCTGCGCGCACGCCTGTTCAATGCGTTGGGCCTGCTGATCGTCGCCGGCCTGAGCCTGCAACTGCTCGGCCAAGGCTTCCCCCGCGCCCAGGGCGGCAACGCCTACCGGAACGAGCTGGCGAGCAACGGCCCTTATCAGTTCTTCGCCGCGTTCCGAAACAATGAGCTGGACTACGGCCAGTTCTACAGCAGCCTGGCTCCCGAGGCCGTCGGCCGGCAGATCCGCGCCGAACTGAACGAGCCCGATGCGCGCTTCATCGGCCAGGATCCCCAGGACATCCGCCGGATGATCGACAACCCCGGCACGCCGCGCAAACCGAACATCGTGCTGGTGACCATCGAAAGCCTGAGCGCCAAGTACCTGGGCAGCAACGGCGACGAGCGCAACCTGACGCCGAACCTGGATGCCCTGCGCAAGCAGAGCCTGTACTTCAACAACTTCTACGCCACCGGCACCCGCACCGACCGCGGCCTGGAGGCCATCACCCTGGCCATCCCGCCGACGCCGGGCCGTTCCATCGTCAAGCGCATCGGCCGCGAAAGCGGCTTCGCCAGCCTCGGCCGGCAACTGAACGCCGTCGGCTACGACAGTGTGTTCGTCTACGGCGGGCGCGGCTATTTCGACAACATGAACGCGTTCTTCAGCGGCAACGGCTACCGTGTCGTCGACCAGAGCAGCGTCGATGAGTCCGAGATCCACTTCAAGAACGCCTGGGGCATGGCCGACGAGGACCTGTACAAGCAGACGCTGAAACTGGCGGACGCCGACTTCGCCAAAGGCCAGCCGTTCCTGCTGCAGTTGATGACCACCTCCAACCACCGCCCCTACACCTACCCGGACAACCGGATCGACATCAAGTCCGGCAACGGTCGCGACGGTGCGGTGAAGTACACCGACTACGCCATCGGCCGGTTCCTGGAGCAGGCGCGGCAGAAACCGTGGTTCGACGACACGATCTTCATCTTCGTCGCCGACCACACCGCCGGCAGCGCGGGCAAGGAAGACTTGCCGATCAGCAACTATCAGATCCCGCTGTTCATCTACGCGCCCAAGCTGATCCCGGCGCGCGAAGACGCTCAGCTGGCCAGCCAGATCGACCTGGCGCCGACGCTGCTGGGCCTGCTCAACCTGGATTACCAATCGACGTTCTTCGGCCGCAACCTGTTGCAGGACAACCCGTTGCCGCCGCGTGTCGTGGTGGGCAACTACCAGCATCTGGGCCTGTTCGACGGCAAGGATCTGGCGATCCTCAGTCCGCGCCAGGGCCTGCGCCGGCATGACAATGCGCTGAGCGAAAGCCGCGAATCCCGCGCGGGCAGCGACGACCCGCTGATCGGCCGCGCCATCACCTATTACCAAACCGCCAGTCATGGCTTCACGCAGCAGCTGCTTGGCTGGAAAGCGTCCAAGGAGGGCGCTGCGCAAGTCAGCGAACGTTAA
- the colR gene encoding two-component system response regulator ColR, which produces MRILLVEDNRDILANLADYLGLKGYTVDCAQDGLSGLHLAATEHYDLIVLDIMLPGIDGYTLCKRLREDARRDTPVIMLTARDQLDDRLQGFKSGADDYLIKPFALSELAARIEAVMRRTQGGGRRALQVGDLNYDLDTLEVTREGKLLKLNPVGLKLLAVLMQKSPHVLRREILEEALWGDDCPDSDSLRSHVHQLRQVIDKPFAKPLLHTVHGVGYRLAEGRDGV; this is translated from the coding sequence ATGCGAATTCTTTTGGTTGAGGACAACCGCGATATCCTGGCCAACCTGGCCGATTACCTGGGGCTCAAGGGCTATACCGTCGATTGCGCCCAGGACGGCCTGTCGGGCCTGCACCTGGCGGCCACCGAACACTACGACCTGATCGTGCTCGACATCATGCTGCCGGGCATCGATGGCTACACCCTGTGCAAACGGCTGCGCGAAGACGCGCGCCGGGACACCCCGGTGATCATGCTCACCGCCCGCGACCAGCTCGACGACCGTCTGCAAGGCTTCAAGTCCGGCGCCGACGACTACCTGATCAAGCCGTTCGCGCTGTCCGAACTGGCGGCCCGGATCGAAGCGGTGATGCGCCGCACCCAGGGCGGCGGACGCCGTGCGCTGCAGGTCGGCGACCTGAACTACGACCTCGACACCCTGGAGGTCACCCGCGAAGGCAAGCTGCTCAAGCTCAACCCGGTCGGCCTCAAGCTGCTCGCGGTGCTGATGCAGAAGAGCCCCCACGTGCTGCGCCGGGAAATCCTCGAAGAGGCGCTGTGGGGCGACGACTGCCCGGACAGCGACAGCCTGCGCAGCCATGTCCACCAACTGCGCCAGGTGATCGACAAGCCGTTCGCCAAGCCGTTGCTGCACACCGTGCACGGCGTGGGTTACCGCCTGGCCGAGGGGCGTGATGGAGTTTAA
- a CDS encoding sensor histidine kinase, whose product MEFKQSLAQRIIIAFALMSALVAGAFAMGIVATVHLVEEKLISAGLGGDLQRLLLMDNVSDWSHRPEPDQLFYFSGGPGDFELPKDLRHLDSGFHEVFREQLSYHAMVEIVDGRRYVLLQDQSDFEERERVLFAVVLVGFVLSLALAVFLGWVLARKVMAPVVRLARQVRHRDQLLGLAPPLAPDYAADEVGELAVAFDATLGRLRQALTRERLFTSDVSHELRTPLMVLASSCELLLENPGIDQRGRAQVERIARASEEMRELVQTFLMLARAKREDAGVSPRQSLAQVADNLLCLWREPIESKGLTLIFEPGNPPDTLYNATLLNAVMGNLLRNALHYTEQGFIRLTLNGNGFVVEDSGVGIPEEKREAMFQPFVRGTEKRGEGLGLGLSLVQRICENQGWSVNLSTMEPNGCRFEVDLDQT is encoded by the coding sequence ATGGAGTTTAAGCAGAGCCTTGCCCAGCGGATCATCATCGCCTTTGCGTTGATGAGCGCACTGGTGGCCGGGGCGTTCGCCATGGGGATCGTCGCGACGGTCCATCTGGTCGAGGAAAAACTGATTTCGGCGGGGCTGGGCGGCGACCTGCAGCGCTTGCTGCTGATGGACAACGTCTCGGACTGGAGCCACCGGCCCGAGCCGGACCAGTTGTTCTACTTCAGCGGCGGACCGGGGGACTTCGAGCTGCCCAAGGACCTGCGCCACCTGGACTCGGGCTTTCACGAAGTCTTTCGCGAGCAGCTGTCGTATCACGCCATGGTCGAGATCGTCGATGGCCGGCGCTATGTGCTGCTGCAGGACCAAAGCGATTTCGAAGAGCGCGAGCGCGTGCTGTTCGCCGTGGTGCTGGTGGGCTTCGTGCTCAGCCTGGCGTTGGCGGTGTTCCTGGGCTGGGTGCTGGCGCGCAAGGTGATGGCGCCGGTGGTGCGGCTGGCGCGCCAGGTGCGTCACCGCGATCAGTTGCTCGGACTGGCGCCGCCGCTGGCGCCGGACTACGCGGCCGACGAAGTGGGCGAACTGGCGGTGGCGTTCGACGCCACCCTCGGACGGCTGCGCCAGGCGCTGACCCGCGAGCGTCTGTTCACCAGTGACGTGAGCCACGAACTGCGTACGCCGCTGATGGTGCTGGCCAGCTCCTGCGAGCTGCTGCTGGAGAACCCGGGCATCGACCAGCGCGGCCGGGCCCAGGTCGAGCGGATCGCCCGTGCCAGCGAAGAAATGCGCGAACTGGTGCAGACCTTCCTGATGCTGGCCCGGGCCAAGCGCGAAGACGCAGGCGTTTCGCCCCGGCAGAGCCTGGCGCAGGTGGCGGACAACCTGCTGTGCCTGTGGCGCGAGCCGATCGAGAGCAAGGGGCTCACGCTGATCTTCGAACCGGGCAACCCGCCGGACACCCTCTACAACGCGACCCTGCTCAACGCGGTGATGGGCAACCTGCTGCGCAATGCGCTGCACTACACCGAACAGGGGTTCATCCGCTTGACCCTCAACGGCAACGGTTTCGTGGTCGAGGACTCGGGGGTGGGCATCCCCGAGGAAAAACGTGAAGCCATGTTCCAGCCGTTCGTGCGCGGCACCGAAAAGCGCGGCGAAGGCCTGGGGCTCGGGCTCTCGCTGGTGCAGCGAATCTGCGAAAACCAGGGCTGGAGCGTCAACCTGAGCACGATGGAACCCAATGGTTGCCGATTCGAGGTGGATTTGGACCAGACCTGA
- a CDS encoding class I SAM-dependent methyltransferase — MAGPIKLDFSEKYDDNHAQKYLRKHQDGLGRRLSHWRDLQLARKALTLVGEPGLVLDLPCGAGRFWPLLAEKPNRVIIGADNSESMIKTAMQAQPADVVKRVQPLHTSAFDIALPDNAVDSIFCMRLLHHIGEAEHRRAILREFERVTRDSVIVSLWVDGNFKAWKRKRAERKRGQAGYQNRFVLPAATVEKEFEDAGFRIQEQLDFIPLYAMWRVYVLRKR; from the coding sequence ATGGCCGGCCCGATCAAGCTCGATTTTTCCGAAAAGTACGACGATAACCATGCGCAAAAGTATCTGCGCAAGCATCAGGACGGTCTCGGGCGTCGGTTGTCGCACTGGCGCGACCTGCAACTGGCCCGCAAGGCGCTGACCCTGGTCGGCGAACCGGGGCTGGTGCTGGACCTGCCTTGCGGGGCCGGACGTTTCTGGCCGCTGCTGGCCGAAAAGCCGAACCGGGTGATCATCGGCGCGGACAACTCCGAGTCGATGATCAAGACCGCCATGCAGGCCCAACCGGCCGATGTGGTGAAACGGGTACAGCCCTTGCACACATCTGCGTTCGACATCGCCTTGCCTGACAACGCCGTCGACAGCATTTTCTGCATGCGTTTGCTCCACCACATCGGTGAAGCTGAGCATCGACGGGCCATTTTGCGCGAGTTCGAGCGCGTCACCCGCGACAGCGTGATCGTTTCGTTGTGGGTGGACGGCAATTTCAAGGCCTGGAAACGCAAGCGCGCCGAGCGCAAGCGTGGGCAAGCGGGTTACCAGAACCGCTTTGTGTTACCGGCCGCTACGGTCGAGAAAGAATTCGAAGACGCGGGTTTCCGCATCCAGGAACAACTGGATTTTATTCCGCTCTATGCCATGTGGCGGGTTTACGTATTACGCAAGAGGTAA
- a CDS encoding lipopolysaccharide kinase InaA family protein: MAVHIAAETEVAPQDRFDYYWNQRGEWVEEPNVRRGGESGVQRVMGRDGQLLYAKRQTGHIYRSLMHPFGRPTVLRERDALNGAGALGVRVPQIVFCGAQPDPVHKWRALLVTKSLDGFLELEQWEAAGGRERHGEAVYERVLKDLADNLARLHRGRWQHSCIYIKHVFVRVTGEGDGAQVEVALIDLEKCRRRLTAGRAAAHDMKQLRRHSSFRDSDWKKLVYFYETAFGSAIKGL; the protein is encoded by the coding sequence ATGGCAGTGCATATTGCAGCAGAAACGGAAGTCGCTCCCCAGGATCGCTTCGACTACTACTGGAACCAGCGGGGCGAGTGGGTGGAAGAGCCCAACGTGCGTCGCGGCGGTGAGAGTGGGGTGCAACGGGTCATGGGCCGCGATGGCCAGCTGCTGTATGCCAAACGCCAGACCGGCCACATCTACCGCAGTTTGATGCATCCGTTCGGTCGCCCGACGGTGCTGCGCGAGCGCGATGCGCTGAACGGCGCCGGCGCGCTCGGCGTGCGCGTACCGCAGATCGTGTTCTGCGGCGCCCAGCCTGACCCTGTGCACAAATGGCGTGCGCTGCTGGTGACCAAGTCCCTGGACGGCTTTCTGGAACTGGAGCAATGGGAAGCCGCCGGCGGCCGCGAGCGCCATGGCGAGGCGGTGTACGAGCGTGTGCTCAAGGACCTGGCCGACAACCTGGCGCGCCTGCACCGGGGCCGTTGGCAGCACAGCTGCATCTACATCAAGCATGTGTTTGTCCGCGTCACCGGTGAGGGCGACGGGGCCCAGGTTGAAGTGGCCCTGATCGATCTCGAGAAATGCCGCCGTCGGCTGACCGCCGGTCGTGCGGCAGCCCATGACATGAAGCAATTGCGTCGCCATTCGTCGTTCAGGGATTCGGACTGGAAAAAACTCGTCTATTTTTATGAGACGGCGTTTGGCAGCGCTATCAAAGGTTTATAG
- a CDS encoding multidrug efflux RND transporter permease subunit, with translation MAFTDPFIRRPVLATVVSLLIVLLGFQAWSKLPLRQYPQMENALITVTTAYPGANAETIQGYITQPMQQSLASAEGIDYMTSVSRQNFSVISIYARIGSNSDRLFTELLAKANEVKNKLPQDAEDPVLSKESADASALMYISFFSKDLSNPQITDYLSRVIQPKLATLPGMAEAEILGNQVFAMRLWLDPVKLAGFGLSASDVTNAVRQYNFLSAAGEVKGEYVVTSINANTELKSAEAFAAIPLKVDGDSRVLLRDVARVEMGAENYNSISSFGGTPSVYIGIKATPAANPLDVIKEVRKIMPQLEAQLPPNLKSEIAYDATLFIQASIDEVLKTLFEAVLIVIVVVFLFLGALRSVVIPVVTIPLSMIGVMFFMQMMGYSINLLTLLAMVLAIGLVVDDAIVVVENIHRHIEEGKTPFEAALEGAREIALPVVSMTITLAAVYAPIGFLTGLTGALFKEFALTLAGAVVISGIVALTLSPMMCAVLLRHDENASGLAHRLDLIFEGLKRRYQSLLHGTLNTRPVVLVFAVIVLCLIPVLLKFTKSELAPDEDQGIIFMMANAPQPTNLDYLNTYTDEFIKIFKEFPEYYSSFQINGYNGVQTGIGGFLLKPWNERHRTQMQILPEVQGKLERIPGLQIFGFNLPSLPGTGEGLPFEFVINTANDYEVLLEVADRIKKRAAESGKFAFVDLDLAFDKPEVVVDIDRAKAAQMGVSMQDLGGTLATLLGEAEINRFTIEGRSYKVIAQVERPYRENPDWLNNYYVKNTRGELLPLSTLITVTDRARPRQLNQFQQLNAAKLSGFPLVSMGEAIDTVRQIAREEAPAGFAFDYGGSSRQYVQEGSALWVTFALALAIIFLVLAAQFESFRDPLVILVTVPLSICGALIPLFLGWSSMNIYTQVGLVTLIGLISKHGILIVEFANLLRKEKGLSAREAVEEAAAIRLRPVLMTTAAMVFGMVPLILASGAGAVSRFDIGTVIATGMSIGTLFTLFVLPCVYTFLAKPDKAQ, from the coding sequence ATGGCCTTTACCGACCCGTTCATCCGTCGCCCGGTGCTCGCCACCGTGGTGAGCCTGCTGATCGTGCTGCTGGGCTTCCAGGCCTGGAGCAAGCTGCCGCTGCGCCAGTACCCGCAGATGGAAAACGCCCTGATCACGGTGACCACCGCCTACCCCGGCGCCAACGCCGAAACCATCCAGGGCTACATCACCCAGCCGATGCAGCAGAGCCTGGCGAGCGCCGAGGGCATCGACTACATGACCTCGGTCAGCCGCCAGAACTTCTCGGTGATCTCGATCTACGCGCGCATCGGCTCCAACAGCGACCGCCTGTTCACCGAGCTGCTGGCCAAGGCCAACGAGGTGAAGAACAAGCTGCCGCAGGACGCCGAAGACCCGGTGCTGAGCAAGGAGTCCGCCGACGCCTCGGCGCTGATGTACATCAGCTTCTTCAGCAAGGACCTGAGCAACCCGCAGATCACCGACTACCTGTCGCGGGTGATCCAGCCGAAGCTGGCGACCCTGCCGGGCATGGCCGAGGCAGAGATCCTCGGCAACCAGGTGTTCGCCATGCGCCTGTGGCTCGACCCGGTGAAGCTCGCCGGCTTCGGCCTGAGCGCCAGCGACGTGACCAACGCCGTGCGCCAGTACAACTTCCTGTCCGCCGCCGGCGAGGTGAAGGGCGAGTACGTGGTCACCAGCATCAACGCCAACACCGAACTGAAGTCCGCCGAGGCCTTCGCGGCGATCCCGCTCAAGGTCGACGGCGACAGCCGGGTGCTGTTGCGGGACGTGGCGCGGGTCGAGATGGGCGCCGAGAACTACAACTCCATCAGCTCCTTCGGCGGCACGCCGTCGGTGTACATCGGGATCAAGGCGACCCCGGCGGCCAACCCGCTGGACGTGATCAAGGAAGTGCGCAAGATCATGCCGCAGCTGGAGGCCCAGCTCCCGCCCAACCTCAAGAGCGAAATCGCCTACGACGCCACGCTGTTCATCCAGGCCTCCATCGACGAAGTGCTCAAGACCCTGTTCGAAGCGGTGCTGATCGTGATCGTGGTGGTGTTCCTGTTCCTCGGCGCGCTGCGTTCGGTGGTGATCCCGGTGGTGACCATCCCGCTGTCGATGATCGGCGTGATGTTCTTCATGCAGATGATGGGCTATTCGATCAACCTGCTGACCCTGCTGGCGATGGTGCTGGCCATCGGTCTGGTGGTGGACGACGCCATCGTCGTGGTGGAGAACATCCACCGCCACATCGAAGAGGGCAAGACGCCGTTCGAGGCGGCCCTGGAAGGCGCCCGGGAAATCGCCTTGCCGGTGGTGTCGATGACCATCACCCTGGCGGCGGTGTACGCGCCCATCGGTTTTCTCACCGGGCTGACCGGGGCGCTGTTCAAGGAGTTCGCCCTGACCCTGGCCGGGGCGGTGGTGATCTCCGGGATCGTCGCCCTGACCCTGTCGCCGATGATGTGCGCCGTGCTGCTGCGCCACGACGAGAACGCCAGCGGCCTGGCCCATCGCCTCGACCTGATCTTCGAAGGCCTCAAGCGCCGCTACCAGAGCCTGCTGCACGGCACGCTGAACACCCGGCCGGTGGTGCTGGTGTTCGCGGTGATCGTGCTGTGCCTGATCCCGGTGCTGCTCAAGTTCACCAAATCGGAGCTGGCGCCGGACGAGGACCAGGGCATCATCTTCATGATGGCCAACGCCCCGCAGCCGACCAACCTCGATTACCTGAACACCTACACCGACGAATTCATCAAGATCTTCAAGGAGTTCCCCGAGTACTACTCGTCCTTCCAGATCAACGGCTACAACGGCGTGCAGACCGGCATCGGCGGCTTCCTGCTCAAGCCCTGGAACGAGCGCCACCGCACGCAGATGCAGATCCTGCCCGAAGTGCAGGGCAAGCTGGAACGCATTCCCGGCCTGCAGATCTTCGGTTTCAACCTGCCCTCCCTGCCCGGCACCGGCGAAGGCTTGCCGTTCGAGTTCGTGATCAACACCGCCAACGACTACGAAGTGCTGCTGGAGGTCGCCGACCGGATCAAGAAACGCGCGGCGGAATCGGGCAAGTTCGCCTTCGTCGACCTGGACCTGGCCTTCGACAAACCGGAAGTGGTGGTCGACATCGACCGGGCCAAGGCCGCGCAGATGGGCGTGTCGATGCAGGACCTGGGCGGCACCCTCGCCACCCTCCTGGGCGAGGCCGAGATCAACCGGTTCACCATCGAGGGGCGCAGCTACAAGGTCATCGCCCAGGTCGAACGCCCCTACCGCGAGAACCCGGACTGGCTGAACAACTACTACGTGAAGAACACCCGTGGCGAACTGTTGCCGCTGTCCACCCTGATCACGGTGACCGACCGCGCGCGGCCAAGGCAGCTCAACCAGTTCCAGCAGCTCAACGCGGCGAAGCTGTCCGGGTTTCCGCTGGTGAGCATGGGCGAAGCCATCGACACCGTGCGCCAGATCGCCCGGGAAGAGGCCCCGGCCGGCTTCGCCTTCGACTACGGCGGCTCTTCCCGGCAGTACGTGCAGGAAGGCAGCGCACTGTGGGTGACCTTCGCCCTGGCGCTGGCGATCATCTTCCTGGTGCTGGCTGCGCAGTTCGAGAGTTTCCGCGACCCGCTGGTGATCCTGGTCACCGTGCCGCTGTCGATCTGCGGCGCACTGATCCCGCTGTTCCTGGGCTGGTCGAGCATGAACATCTACACCCAGGTCGGGCTGGTGACGTTGATCGGCCTGATCAGCAAGCACGGCATCCTGATCGTCGAGTTCGCCAACCTGCTGCGCAAGGAGAAGGGCCTGAGCGCCCGGGAGGCCGTGGAGGAAGCGGCGGCCATCCGCCTGCGTCCGGTGCTGATGACCACGGCGGCGATGGTGTTCGGCATGGTGCCGTTGATCCTGGCCAGCGGCGCCGGCGCGGTCAGCCGTTTCGACATCGGCACGGTGATCGCGACGGGGATGTCCATCGGGACTTTGTTCACCCTGTTCGTCCTGCCGTGCGTCTACACCTTCCTGGCCAAGCCCGACAAGGCACAGTGA
- a CDS encoding efflux RND transporter periplasmic adaptor subunit, whose protein sequence is MLRRRMLKMLGVVLLIVLALAGYKAFTIYTMIQGFAKPKPPISVAVATAAERPWQMRLPTVGTLKALQGVELRLETNGTVTELKFESGQKVKAGQPLLQLDSAVESALLETAKADLGLAQLDFGRGSQLVGSSAISKGEYDRLSAQLQKNKATVNQLNAALAKKRIAAPFSGTIGIRQVDVGDYLASGTRIATLQDLSSLYADFYVPEQSAPKLALGQPVQVAVAAFPGQAFPGAISAINPIVENTTRNILVRATLANPDGKLLPGMFASVEVLLPDPQKHVVVPESAVTYTLYGNSLYVVGQKKAEDGSVEKDENGQPMLIAERRFIETGERRDGLVMINKGVQSGEQVVTAGQIKLDNGAHIAISDDKTLGEQNSPRRAD, encoded by the coding sequence ATGCTGCGTCGCCGCATGCTGAAAATGTTGGGTGTCGTACTGCTGATCGTCCTGGCGCTGGCCGGCTACAAGGCCTTCACCATCTACACGATGATCCAGGGTTTCGCCAAGCCGAAACCGCCGATCAGCGTCGCCGTCGCCACTGCCGCCGAGCGCCCGTGGCAGATGCGCCTGCCCACCGTCGGCACGCTCAAGGCGCTGCAGGGCGTCGAGCTGAGGCTGGAGACCAACGGCACCGTCACCGAGCTCAAGTTCGAGTCCGGGCAGAAGGTCAAGGCCGGGCAGCCGCTGCTGCAGCTCGACAGCGCGGTGGAGTCCGCCCTGCTCGAAACCGCCAAGGCCGACCTGGGCCTGGCGCAGCTGGACTTCGGCCGCGGCAGCCAGCTGGTCGGCAGCAGCGCCATCTCCAAAGGCGAATACGACCGGCTCTCGGCGCAACTGCAAAAGAACAAGGCCACGGTCAACCAGCTCAATGCGGCGCTGGCGAAGAAACGCATCGCCGCGCCGTTCAGCGGCACCATCGGCATCCGCCAGGTCGACGTCGGCGACTACCTGGCCAGCGGCACCAGGATCGCCACCCTGCAGGACCTGAGCAGCCTCTACGCCGACTTCTACGTCCCGGAGCAGTCGGCGCCGAAACTGGCCCTCGGCCAGCCGGTGCAGGTCGCGGTCGCGGCGTTTCCCGGCCAGGCCTTCCCCGGCGCCATCAGCGCCATCAACCCGATCGTGGAGAACACCACCCGCAACATCCTCGTGCGCGCCACCCTGGCCAACCCCGACGGCAAGCTGCTGCCGGGTATGTTCGCCAGCGTCGAGGTGCTTTTGCCGGATCCGCAGAAGCACGTGGTGGTGCCGGAGAGCGCGGTCACCTACACCCTCTACGGCAACTCGCTGTACGTGGTCGGGCAGAAGAAGGCCGAGGACGGCAGCGTCGAAAAAGACGAGAACGGCCAGCCCATGCTGATCGCCGAACGGCGCTTCATCGAGACCGGCGAACGCCGTGACGGCCTGGTGATGATCAACAAGGGCGTGCAGAGCGGCGAACAGGTGGTGACGGCCGGCCAGATCAAACTGGACAACGGTGCCCACATCGCCATCAGCGACGACAAGACCCTCGGCGAGCAGAACAGTCCGCGCCGCGCCGACTGA